A genomic window from Glycine max cultivar Williams 82 chromosome 17, Glycine_max_v4.0, whole genome shotgun sequence includes:
- the LOC100782713 gene encoding agamous-like MADS-box protein AGL19 isoform X1: MVRGKTQMKRIENETSRQVTFSKRRNGLLKKAFELSVLCEAEVALIIFSTRGRLYEFSSSRCSSVNKTVERYQRKIKDLGVSNKGIHENTRHLKEGDMSMAKKIEHLEDSRRKLLGDELDKCSIDELQQLENQLERSLDKIRARKNQLFRERIENLKQEEKCLLEVNKRLREQYRIDRQRCLTDNVTEKEAEEVETELFIGRPERRMPLKLKSATHSAHKYIA, encoded by the exons atggtGAGGGGGAAAACTCAGATGAAGCGCATCGAAAATGAGACGAGTAGGCAAGTAACGTTCTCCAAGAGAAGGAACGGGTTGCTCAAGAAGGCCTTTGAGCTTTCGGTGCTGTGTGAGGCTGAAGTCGCACTCATCATCTTCTCTACCAGAGGGAGGCTTTATGAGTTCTCCAGTTCAAG ATGCTCCAGTGTAAATAAAACAGTTGAACGGTATCAAAGGAAGATCAAGGACCTGGGTGTCAGCAACAAAGGAATCCATGAAAATACCCGg CATCTGAAGGAAGGTGATATGAGCATGGCAAAGAAGATCGAGCATCTTGAAGATTCAAGAAG GAAGCTTTTGGGAGATGAATTGGATAAATGCAGTATTGACGAGTTACAACAGCTAGAGAACCAGCTCGAACGCAGCTTGGACAAAATTAGGGCAAGAAAG AATCAATTGTTCAGGGAGCGAATCGAGAACCTAAAACAAGAG GAAAAGTGCTTACTCGAAGTAAATAAACGCTTACGAGAGCAG TATCGGATTGACCGACAACGTTGTTTGACCGAcaacgttacagaaaaagaggCAGAAGAGGTGGAGACGGAGTTATTCATAGGAAGACCTGAGAGAAGAATGCCGTTGAAGTTGAAATCTGCAACACATAGTGCTCATAAATACATAGCGTAA
- the LOC100782713 gene encoding agamous-like MADS-box protein AGL19 isoform X2: MVRGKTQMKRIENETSRQVTFSKRRNGLLKKAFELSVLCEAEVALIIFSTRGRLYEFSSSSVNKTVERYQRKIKDLGVSNKGIHENTRHLKEGDMSMAKKIEHLEDSRRKLLGDELDKCSIDELQQLENQLERSLDKIRARKNQLFRERIENLKQEEKCLLEVNKRLREQYRIDRQRCLTDNVTEKEAEEVETELFIGRPERRMPLKLKSATHSAHKYIA; this comes from the exons atggtGAGGGGGAAAACTCAGATGAAGCGCATCGAAAATGAGACGAGTAGGCAAGTAACGTTCTCCAAGAGAAGGAACGGGTTGCTCAAGAAGGCCTTTGAGCTTTCGGTGCTGTGTGAGGCTGAAGTCGCACTCATCATCTTCTCTACCAGAGGGAGGCTTTATGAGTTCTCCAGTTCAAG TGTAAATAAAACAGTTGAACGGTATCAAAGGAAGATCAAGGACCTGGGTGTCAGCAACAAAGGAATCCATGAAAATACCCGg CATCTGAAGGAAGGTGATATGAGCATGGCAAAGAAGATCGAGCATCTTGAAGATTCAAGAAG GAAGCTTTTGGGAGATGAATTGGATAAATGCAGTATTGACGAGTTACAACAGCTAGAGAACCAGCTCGAACGCAGCTTGGACAAAATTAGGGCAAGAAAG AATCAATTGTTCAGGGAGCGAATCGAGAACCTAAAACAAGAG GAAAAGTGCTTACTCGAAGTAAATAAACGCTTACGAGAGCAG TATCGGATTGACCGACAACGTTGTTTGACCGAcaacgttacagaaaaagaggCAGAAGAGGTGGAGACGGAGTTATTCATAGGAAGACCTGAGAGAAGAATGCCGTTGAAGTTGAAATCTGCAACACATAGTGCTCATAAATACATAGCGTAA
- the LOC100780387 gene encoding protein STAY-GREEN homolog, chloroplastic isoform X3 produces the protein MATLTTAFVPSKLNPLHSGYQVSPFAHITPLRKKINQPVARLFGPAIFEVSKLEVLFLGMDQKKHPADLPRTYTLTHSDITSKITLSISQTINNSQGMPQLMDGGCDSYKNRAWTNTGLDTRQVLNAFSHGDKNLFKDYPELHDALVWVYFHSNISEFNKVECWGPLKDACAFPSGSHEVVIDGAPQSCQENCECCFIPMSSITWS, from the exons ATGGCTACACTAACTACTGCTTTCGTCCCTTCTAAGCTTAACCCATTGCATTCGGGGTACCAAGTCTCTCCATTTGCACACATAACACCACTAAGGAAGAAAATTAACCAACCA GTTGCTAGATTGTTTGGGCCAGCCATCTTTGAAGTGTCGAAGTTGGAGGTTTTATTCTTAGGAATGGACCAAAAGAAACACCCCGCGGATCTTCCAAGGACTTACACGCTAACCCATTCTGACATTACCTCTAAAATCACTCTCTCCATCTCGCAGACCATAAACAACTCTCAG GGTATGCCACAACTAATGGATGGTGGCTGTGACTCCTACAAAAACAGAGCATGGACCAACACCGGCCTCGACACACGACAG GTATTGAACGCCTTCAGTCACGGTGATAAAAACTTGTTCAAGGACTACCCAGAATTGCATGATGCATTGGTTTGGGTTTACTTTCACTCAAATATTTCAGAATTCAACAAGGTAGAATGTTGGGGTCCATTGAAAGATGCATGTGCATTCCCGAGTGGGTCCCATGAAGTAGTTATCGATGGTGCACCACAGTCGTGCCAAGAAAATTGTGAATGTTGCTTTATACCGATGAGCTCAATCACATGGTCTTAA
- the LOC100780387 gene encoding protein STAY-GREEN homolog, chloroplastic isoform X1: MATLTTAFVPSKLNPLHSGYQVSPFAHITPLRKKINQPVARLFGPAIFEVSKLEVLFLGMDQKKHPADLPRTYTLTHSDITSKITLSISQTINNSQGMPQLMDGGCDSYKNRAWTNTGLDTRQLQGWYNKLQRDEVVAHWRKIKGKMSLHVHLHVSGGHFLLDMCASIRYFIFRKELPVVLNAFSHGDKNLFKDYPELHDALVWVYFHSNISEFNKVECWGPLKDACAFPSGSHEVVIDGAPQSCQENCECCFIPMSSITWS; encoded by the exons ATGGCTACACTAACTACTGCTTTCGTCCCTTCTAAGCTTAACCCATTGCATTCGGGGTACCAAGTCTCTCCATTTGCACACATAACACCACTAAGGAAGAAAATTAACCAACCA GTTGCTAGATTGTTTGGGCCAGCCATCTTTGAAGTGTCGAAGTTGGAGGTTTTATTCTTAGGAATGGACCAAAAGAAACACCCCGCGGATCTTCCAAGGACTTACACGCTAACCCATTCTGACATTACCTCTAAAATCACTCTCTCCATCTCGCAGACCATAAACAACTCTCAG GGTATGCCACAACTAATGGATGGTGGCTGTGACTCCTACAAAAACAGAGCATGGACCAACACCGGCCTCGACACACGACAG TTGCAAGGGTGGTACAATAAATTACAAAGGGATGAAGTGGTAGCACATTGGAGGAAAATTAAGGGGAAAATGTCTCTGCACGTTCACCTCCATGTCAGTGGAGGCCATTTTCTATTAGATATGTGTGCTAGCATTAGATACTTCATTTTCCGCAAAGAGCTTCCAGTG GTATTGAACGCCTTCAGTCACGGTGATAAAAACTTGTTCAAGGACTACCCAGAATTGCATGATGCATTGGTTTGGGTTTACTTTCACTCAAATATTTCAGAATTCAACAAGGTAGAATGTTGGGGTCCATTGAAAGATGCATGTGCATTCCCGAGTGGGTCCCATGAAGTAGTTATCGATGGTGCACCACAGTCGTGCCAAGAAAATTGTGAATGTTGCTTTATACCGATGAGCTCAATCACATGGTCTTAA
- the LOC100780387 gene encoding protein STAY-GREEN homolog, chloroplastic isoform X2: MATLTTAFVPSKLNPLHSGYQVSPFAHITPLRKKINQPVARLFGPAIFEVSKLEVLFLGMDQKKHPADLPRTYTLTHSDITSKITLSISQTINNSQLQGWYNKLQRDEVVAHWRKIKGKMSLHVHLHVSGGHFLLDMCASIRYFIFRKELPVVLNAFSHGDKNLFKDYPELHDALVWVYFHSNISEFNKVECWGPLKDACAFPSGSHEVVIDGAPQSCQENCECCFIPMSSITWS; this comes from the exons ATGGCTACACTAACTACTGCTTTCGTCCCTTCTAAGCTTAACCCATTGCATTCGGGGTACCAAGTCTCTCCATTTGCACACATAACACCACTAAGGAAGAAAATTAACCAACCA GTTGCTAGATTGTTTGGGCCAGCCATCTTTGAAGTGTCGAAGTTGGAGGTTTTATTCTTAGGAATGGACCAAAAGAAACACCCCGCGGATCTTCCAAGGACTTACACGCTAACCCATTCTGACATTACCTCTAAAATCACTCTCTCCATCTCGCAGACCATAAACAACTCTCAG TTGCAAGGGTGGTACAATAAATTACAAAGGGATGAAGTGGTAGCACATTGGAGGAAAATTAAGGGGAAAATGTCTCTGCACGTTCACCTCCATGTCAGTGGAGGCCATTTTCTATTAGATATGTGTGCTAGCATTAGATACTTCATTTTCCGCAAAGAGCTTCCAGTG GTATTGAACGCCTTCAGTCACGGTGATAAAAACTTGTTCAAGGACTACCCAGAATTGCATGATGCATTGGTTTGGGTTTACTTTCACTCAAATATTTCAGAATTCAACAAGGTAGAATGTTGGGGTCCATTGAAAGATGCATGTGCATTCCCGAGTGGGTCCCATGAAGTAGTTATCGATGGTGCACCACAGTCGTGCCAAGAAAATTGTGAATGTTGCTTTATACCGATGAGCTCAATCACATGGTCTTAA
- the LOC100783248 gene encoding protein STAY-GREEN homolog, chloroplastic encodes MATLATVFLPSKLKPSHSGNQVSPFTHKTPLWKKVNQPLVPVARLFGPAIFEASKLKVLFLGVDQKKHPSYLPRTYTLTHCDITSKITLSISQTINNSQLQGWYNKLQRDEVVAHWRKIKGKMSLHVHLHVSGGHFLLDICAGIRYFIFCKELPVVLNAFIHGDKNLFKDYPELQEALVWVYFHSNISKFNKVECWGPLKDVCAYSSGCHEEGKQGDIPVSDSTHINMSRKL; translated from the exons ATGGCCACACTAGCTACAGTTTTCCTCCCTTCTAAGCTTAAGCCATCGCATTCGGGGAACCAGGTCTCTCCATTCACGCACAAAACACCACTCTGGAAGAAAGTTAACCAACCACTAGTGCCT GTTGCTAGGTTGTTCGGGCCAGCCATATTTGAAGCTTCGAAGCTGAAGGTTTTATTCTTAGGAGTGGACCAAAAGAAACACCCCTCATATCTTCCTAGGACTTACACTCTAACCCATTGTGACATTACCTCTAAAATCACCCTCTCCATCTCGCAGACCATAAACAACTCTCAG TTGCAAGGGTGGTACAACAAATTACAAAGGGACGAAGTGGTTGCACATTGGAGGAAAATTAAGGGGAAAATGTCTCTCCACGTTCACCTCCATGTCAGTGGAGGCCATTTTCTGTTAGATATATGTGCTGGCATTAGATACTTCATCTTCTGCAAAGAGCTTCCAGTG GTGTTGAATGCCTTCATTCACGGTGATAAAAACTTGTTCAAGGACTACCCAGAATTACAGGAAGCTTTGGTTTGGGTTTACTTTCactcaaatatttcaaaattcaacaaGGTAGAATGTTGGGGTCCACTGAAAGATGTGTGTGCATACTCAAGTGGGTGCCATGAGGAGGGTAAGCAAGGTGATATTCCAGTTAGCGACAGCACGCATATCAATATGTCGAGGAAATTGTGA